From Panicum hallii strain FIL2 chromosome 2, PHallii_v3.1, whole genome shotgun sequence, a single genomic window includes:
- the LOC112883546 gene encoding cyclin-C1-1, producing MAANFWTSSHCKQLLDPEDVELVPAADRERGIMPEEFRLVKIHMSFHIWRLAQQVKVRQRVIATAVTYFRRVYTRKSMSEYDPRLVAPTCLYLASKVEESTVQARLLVFYIKKMCGSDDKYRFEIKDILEMEMKLLEALDYYLVVFHPYRPLLQLLQDAGITDLTQFAWGLVNDTYKMDLILIYPPYMIALACIYIASALKDKDTTSWFEELRVDMNIVKNISMEILDFYDTYKIDPQRGLPDDKISPVLNKLPAKS from the exons ATGGCCGCCAACTTCTGGACGTCGTCGCACTG caagcagctgctggaCCCGGAGGATGTGGAGCTGGTGCCGGCGGCGGACCGGGAGCGGGGCATCATGCCGGAGGAGTTCCGCCTCGTCAAGATCCACATGTCCTTTC ATATCTGGCGGCTGGCACAACAGGTGAAAGTTAGGCAAAG AGTTATAGCTACAGCAGTCACTTACTTCAGGCGTGTGTATACAAG AAAGAGCATGTCAGAGTATGATCCTCGTTTGGTTGCACCTACTTGTTTGTATTTGGCGTCAAAGGTGGAGGAGAGCACAGTGCAAGCACGTCTTCTTGTCTTTTACATAAAAAAGATGTGCG GTTCCGATGATAAGTATCGGTTTGAAATTAAGGATATCCTTGAAATGGAAATGAAGCTCCTGGAAGCACTTGATTATTATCTGGTTGTTTTTCATCCATACCGTCCTCTCTTACA GTTATTGCAGGATGCTGGCATAACAGATCTGACGCAATTTGCCTG GGGCCTCGTGAATGATACTTACAAGATGGATCTTATTCTCATATACCCACCCTATATGATTGCACTTGCCTGCATATACATTGCAAGTGCCCTTAAAGACAAGGACACAACTTCATGGTTTGAAGAACTCCGAGTCGACATGAACATT GTTAAGAATATCTCAATGGAAATTCTGGATTTTTATGATACCTACAAGATCGATCCTCAAAGAGGCCTCCCAGACGATAAGATTAGCCCTGTGCTGAACAAGTTACCAGCAAAGTCTTAA
- the LOC112883217 gene encoding E3 ubiquitin-protein ligase RNF4-like isoform X2, with product MSTVSGTARAPRRQSQDGSAGKVVVNLEASSPVVGSSHGVPATVAGAQNSPIDVEAIEDEVQRRNMRTRRRPVTVVDLEVEGVQEGNKRQRVVHVHCLSQHKGEGSSFQSNKEVPKEPIFTCPICWNKMEEPSTTSCGHIFCSTCIKQAIKVQKKCPTCRKGLRANSIHRIYLPSTAS from the exons ATGAGCACTGTCAGCGGCACAGCGCGTGCCCCGAGGAGACAGTCACAAGATGGGTCAGCTGGTAAAGTAGTGGTGAACTTGGAAGCAAGCTCCCCAGTGGTGGGTAGCTCTCATGGAGTACCAGCTACTGTTGCTGGCGCACAAAACTCGCCTATTGATGTGGAAGCCATTGAAGATGAAGTGCAG AGGAGGAACATGAGAACCAGGAGGCGACCTGTAACAGTGGTTGACTTGGAGGTGGAAGGTGTCCAGGAAG GGAACAAACGCCAGAGGGTTGTACATGTACATTGCCTCTCTCAACATAAGGGAGAAGGGTCTAGCTTTCAG TCAAATAAGGAGGTTCCCAAGGAACCAATTTTTACCTGCCCAATATGTTGGAATAAGATGGAGGAGCCCTCCACAACGTCTTGTGGCCATATCTTCTGCAGCACGTGCATCAAGCAAGCCATCAAGGTTCAGAAGAAATGTCCAACGTGCAGGAAGGGCCTGAGAGCAAATAGTATCCATCGGATTTACCTTCCAAGCACTGCTAGTTAA
- the LOC112883217 gene encoding E3 ubiquitin-protein ligase RNF4-like isoform X1: MSTVSGTARAPRRQSQDGSAGKVVVNLEASSPVVGSSHGVPATVAGAQNSPIDVEAIEDEVQAISPSRVPPPRRNMRTRRRPVTVVDLEVEGVQEGNKRQRVVHVHCLSQHKGEGSSFQSNKEVPKEPIFTCPICWNKMEEPSTTSCGHIFCSTCIKQAIKVQKKCPTCRKGLRANSIHRIYLPSTAS, encoded by the exons ATGAGCACTGTCAGCGGCACAGCGCGTGCCCCGAGGAGACAGTCACAAGATGGGTCAGCTGGTAAAGTAGTGGTGAACTTGGAAGCAAGCTCCCCAGTGGTGGGTAGCTCTCATGGAGTACCAGCTACTGTTGCTGGCGCACAAAACTCGCCTATTGATGTGGAAGCCATTGAAGATGAAGTGCAGGCAATATCGCCCTCACGAGTGCCCCCTCCA AGGAGGAACATGAGAACCAGGAGGCGACCTGTAACAGTGGTTGACTTGGAGGTGGAAGGTGTCCAGGAAG GGAACAAACGCCAGAGGGTTGTACATGTACATTGCCTCTCTCAACATAAGGGAGAAGGGTCTAGCTTTCAG TCAAATAAGGAGGTTCCCAAGGAACCAATTTTTACCTGCCCAATATGTTGGAATAAGATGGAGGAGCCCTCCACAACGTCTTGTGGCCATATCTTCTGCAGCACGTGCATCAAGCAAGCCATCAAGGTTCAGAAGAAATGTCCAACGTGCAGGAAGGGCCTGAGAGCAAATAGTATCCATCGGATTTACCTTCCAAGCACTGCTAGTTAA